The Paenibacillus sp. BIC5C1 DNA segment AACGCAGCGACTTCCCAGAAGCCGCTGGCTGTAATCGAAGCGATTAAACATTATTATGAATATGAGAACTCCAATGTGCATCGTGGTGTTCATACGCTTGGAAGCCGTGCAACGGATGCTTATGAAGGCGCACGTGAGAAGGTTGCCAAGTTTATCAACGCGCGGCGCACGCAGGAAATTATTTTCACCCGTGGGACAACGACCGCTCTGAATTTGGTGGCTTCGTCCTACGGACGCTCAGTTTGCAAAGAAGGCGACGAAATTGTTATTACGCAGATGGAACACCATAGCAATCTGATTCCATGGCAGCAGGTAGCTAAGGAAACGGGTGCGACATTAAAATACATTCCGCTCCAGCCGGATGGCAACATTGATTTGGCTGATGTGGAGAAGACGATTACGAACAATACCAAAATTGTAGCAATCGCGTATGTATCCAATGTTATGGGTGTTGTTCATCCAGTAAAACAAATCGCTGAAATTGCACACCGCAAAGGTGCTGTCATCGTTGTGGATGGCGCACAGAGCACACCGCACATGAAGGTGGATGTGCAGGATCTGGATTGTGATTTCTACGCATTATCCGGCCATAAAATGTGCGGACCAACCGGAATCGGTGCACTTTACGGCAAAAAGGCGCTGCTGGAGTCCATGGAGCCGGTTGAGTTCGGCGGTGAAATGATTGATGATGTGGGTCTCTATGAATCCAATTGGAAAGAGCTTCCTTGGAAATTTGAAGGCGGAACACCGATTATCGCAGGTGCGGTTGGATTGGGCGCTGCTATCGATTTCCTGGAGCAGATTGGCATGGATGAGATTGCTCATCATGAAAGTGTGCTGGCAGCTTATGCAACGGAACGTATGGCCGAGATTGACGGACTGACCATTTATGGCCCAGCCAAGCGTCATGTCGGAGTGGTTACATTTAACCTCGGTGATGTACACCCGCATGATGTGGCAACTGTGCTGGATGCGAGTGGCGTAGCCATTCGTGCCGGACACCACTGCTGCCAACCTCTGATGCGCTGGCTGGAAGTCAGTTCAACAGCTCGTGCCAGTTTCTATCTATACAATAATGAACAAGATGTGGACCGGCTTGTCAGCGCCTTAATCCAGACAAAGGAGTATTTTGGCGATGCAACTTGATGATCTGTACCG contains these protein-coding regions:
- a CDS encoding cysteine desulfurase; amino-acid sequence: MNPAIREQFPILHQEINGHPLVYLDNAATSQKPLAVIEAIKHYYEYENSNVHRGVHTLGSRATDAYEGAREKVAKFINARRTQEIIFTRGTTTALNLVASSYGRSVCKEGDEIVITQMEHHSNLIPWQQVAKETGATLKYIPLQPDGNIDLADVEKTITNNTKIVAIAYVSNVMGVVHPVKQIAEIAHRKGAVIVVDGAQSTPHMKVDVQDLDCDFYALSGHKMCGPTGIGALYGKKALLESMEPVEFGGEMIDDVGLYESNWKELPWKFEGGTPIIAGAVGLGAAIDFLEQIGMDEIAHHESVLAAYATERMAEIDGLTIYGPAKRHVGVVTFNLGDVHPHDVATVLDASGVAIRAGHHCCQPLMRWLEVSSTARASFYLYNNEQDVDRLVSALIQTKEYFGDAT